The region TTCTCATTTACTGTCAATTTTTCTATTATTCTATCAGGGAGATGAATAACCATATTGACGTTTCGTTTATCTAAGGCTTCTAATGCTTGATTTAATTCTTCAAACACTTTTAATCGAAATAAATTTCTATCCTCCAGCTTCTTTATGATTTCTCTCCCCAGCTCACTATCATTATTAACAACCGCTACTGAAAATTGATTTGTTCGATCGTAGACACCATCATAAGCAGTTAGCCATACAGTAACAAATATAAGTTGAAAAGCAATCGCTGCGGCAATTCCCACTAATGTCTCTTTCTGTTTTAAAAAACTTTTAACGATTTTCATCTATGCTCCCTCCCTTTAATACTTAGTTCCTTAAAAGAAAAGTGTCATCATAGATTAAATGACTGACCGTCAGTCTTTATTGAGCAGTATAAGTTGATTTTACGTATGATGTACTAATACATTCTTTATAAAACTCTCTACAGATTTCCAAAACTCTTTAGGTTTTTCCATCATCGGACTATGGCCACTATTTTCAATAACCTTTAGTTGTATCTGTGGATTGAGAGGAATTGAACTTTTCCAATGTTCAATTGGTGAAACTTCGTCTTGATCTCCCCATAATAGTAATATTGGACACTTTATCTTCGGCAAAATTAATTTAGCGTCATATTTATCTGCTTCCTTAGCTAATCGAATCATATTTAGGAAACGACGTCTGTCACTAAAAAACTCAGAAACAAGATCTAGTTGCTCATCAGTGACGCACTGTTGATTTACAAACAACTTCTCTCTTAAATCACCAAACCATTTTTTACTTTCTTCCTTGCTTCCCATTTTGGGAGATCCAATCCCAAGATTAGTGCTCCCCATACCTGGCGCGCAACTGACGACAATTGCGGCCACTTTTTTCGGGATTGATGAAGCTAAATCCATAGCAAGCAAGCCACCTAAAGAATTACCTATAACAATTGCTTTATCTTCAATGAACTCATTCAAAAATTGGATTAACATTTCACGCAACTCACTAATTTTATGGCCATAAGCAGAAAGTGGCTCCCGTAGACGAATAATAGTGTATTCGGTTTTAGAAAAATATGAAGTAACATCTCCCCATATCCAATCCCCAGCAAATAAGCCAGAGATAAATAATATAGGGATTCCATTTCCTTCTGATTTAAAGCTTTTCATACTTTCCTCCCTTCTGTACTGACGGTCAGTCATATAAGTATTATATTCCATTTTTTAATAACATTCAAGTACGTCATTGGCAAAAAACACATATATGCTTATGAATAATTCTCTGATAAACTTTTCAAAGTCATGTCATCACCCTTTTAGTGCCTTTCTCAACAACGAATCAATCGTATGAAGATAGTCATCTATACAGTAATCTGAATGGTAAACAAAACAGTCATGCGCTACATGTTCCACCATACCAACAATTAGTATGGCAGTCATTTCAGCATTCAAATCGCAGTGAAACTCACCTGATTTTTGACCATTTTCGATTAGGCTTTTTAGGAAATTATAGTAGGGAACCCGAATTTCTTTTTCTGCTTTCCACTGTTCGGTCTTAAATGCGCTAACTGCATTAAATATCGGAAAAACATCACGGTAACTTTCCATTACAATAAATGCCGTTTTAATCACTTGGACAAGCTTTTCAAAATAATTTGTCTTCAAGTCAATTACTTTTTCAGCTTCAGAAAGTATTTTCCCCTGCATTTCACGCACTAAGGCGAGAACTAAGTCTAATTTAGAAGGAAAGTATATATAAAAAGTACCTTTTGCAACACCCGCCACTTCAGCTATTTCAGACACTTTTGTATCATCGAACCCTTTCTCCGCCAAAACACTCCTTGCAACAGTTAAAATTTCTTGATAACGTTCAGTTTTTCCAGTCATCTGATACTTCCCCTCCTACTAATATAAAAATAACAGAAAAGAACACCCTTCCTGAGAATTGTACGGAGCAACACAAACAAACTCAGAAAGTGCTTTCCATGAAAAAGCATACCACACTCACGAAAGTGATGCAAAAGGGTTGCAAACTAAAAACGCCTTTTAAAAAGAGAAACCATCTTTCGTATCAA is a window of Geobacillus kaustophilus DNA encoding:
- a CDS encoding TetR/AcrR family transcriptional regulator, which codes for MTGKTERYQEILTVARSVLAEKGFDDTKVSEIAEVAGVAKGTFYIYFPSKLDLVLALVREMQGKILSEAEKVIDLKTNYFEKLVQVIKTAFIVMESYRDVFPIFNAVSAFKTEQWKAEKEIRVPYYNFLKSLIENGQKSGEFHCDLNAEMTAILIVGMVEHVAHDCFVYHSDYCIDDYLHTIDSLLRKALKG
- a CDS encoding alpha/beta fold hydrolase — protein: MKSFKSEGNGIPILFISGLFAGDWIWGDVTSYFSKTEYTIIRLREPLSAYGHKISELREMLIQFLNEFIEDKAIVIGNSLGGLLAMDLASSIPKKVAAIVVSCAPGMGSTNLGIGSPKMGSKEESKKWFGDLREKLFVNQQCVTDEQLDLVSEFFSDRRRFLNMIRLAKEADKYDAKLILPKIKCPILLLWGDQDEVSPIEHWKSSIPLNPQIQLKVIENSGHSPMMEKPKEFWKSVESFIKNVLVHHT